Part of the Kushneria marisflavi genome, GCAGCGAGGCCGAACTTTCCCAGTCCATGAGTTTTTCCTTGTCGCTGTTGCCGGAAGGCATCAGGAAAAGCCCAACGCCGACTGCCATGGCAATGGTGGTATCGCTGAGCCAGTCGAGGCCGAGGTTGTTCAGTACCGGGCGTAAAATCCAAGCGGCCGCGGCGATTAGAAACGCAATGCCGACGCGCTTCTCGGCGCTGCTCATGTTGCCAAGTTTGCCAAGTTCTTCTTTCAAGAGGTCATTGCCAGCCTCCCCCTGTCCAAGATCGAAACCCTGTCGGGTCAGCCACCACCAGGCAATGGCCATCATGGCGATCGATACCGGCAGACCGACGACCATCCACTGTGCAAAGCCGATATCAATGTCCTGATTATTGGATAGATATCCTGCGAGCAGTGCGTTGGGAGGCGTTCCTATCAATGTGGCGACACCCCCAATACTGGCTGAATAGGCAATGGCCAACAGCAGCGTCGTGGCGTAGCGGCGGACTTCGTTTTCGTTGCTGGTGGAAAGCAGGGCGATGACGGAGGTGCCAATAGGCAGCATCATGATGGCCGTTGCCGTATTGGAGACCCACATGCTGATAAAGCCCGTTGCCAGCATGAAGCCACCAATCTGCTTTTTAGGGTCGGAACCCATGATAATCAGAATGCGCAACGCAATGCGGCGATGAAGGTTCCAGCGCTGCATGGCCAGGCCCAGCAAAAATCCCCCAAGAAACAGAAAGATAATCGGGTCAGCATAAGCAGAAGTGACTTCCTTTAGGCTGCCGATCCCCATGGCTGGTGCGAGAATAATGGGTAGCAGTGACGTTGCCGGGATCGGGATGGCCTCGGTGGACCACCATGTCGCCATCAATAGGGCCAGCCCGATGCAGTGCCAGGCACTCTCGGACATTCCCTGTGGCGCGGGAACCAACAGCACCATCAAAACCCACAGCAAACCCAGCCACAGGCCGATAAGAGGGGCCTTGCCTGAAGATGATTGCTCATTGTCCGTAATCTTGTCCGGCATTGTTCGTTTCCGATGTCAGCAGTTGTTTTGAAGCAAGATAACCGATGGATCAGCATAAACCTTCGACTTTATTCATGTTTATAATGAAATAAGTATAAGACGATTGTATTTGCGCCTTTCGTCGATCAAGGAAACGCCTACGTCATATGGCGCTGCACTTTAAGCCATATTGCTCGTTCAGAATTCAGGGAGAGGTAAATGATTCTAGTCACCGGAGGTGCCGGATATATCGGTTCGCATACGGTTCTGACACTGCTGGAGGCGGGTCGAGAAGTATTGGTGCTGGATAATTTTTGCAATGCCAACAAGAAGTCTCTGGACAGGGTCAGCGCGCTGGCGGGCAGGGAAATTCAATGGGTTGAAGGCGATGTTCGTGACGCTTCACTGCTTGATGATATTTTCAGGCAGCATGATATTGAATCGGTGATTCATTTTGCCGGGCTCAAGGCTGTGGGTGAAAGCGTACAAAAGCCGCTTGCCTACTTTGATAACAACGTCAATGGAACGCTGGTATTGTGCAGTGCCATGTCGCGCGCCGGCGTGAAGAAAATTGTTTTCAGTTCTTCGGCAACTGTTTACGGAGACCCGGAATCTGTCCCCATCCGTGAAAACTTTCCTACTTCAGCGACCAATCCCTACGGCCGCTCAAAGTTGATGGTAGAAGAGATCCTGCAGGATCTTGCGTTGTCCGACTCGCAATGGCGCATTTCCGTATTGCGTTATTTTAATCCGGTTGGCGCCCACGACAGCGGCATGATCGGTGAAGATCCCAATGGGATCCCCAATAACCTGGTCCCCTTTGTCAGCCAGGTGGCGATCGGACGTCGCGAGGTGCTGTCTGTATTTGGTAATGACTATGATACCGACGATGGCACGGGCGTACGCGATTACATCCATGTGACTGACCTGGCGAAAGGTCATCTGAAGGCACTTGACTACCTGGTGCATCACGATGGGGTACATACCTTCAATCTGGGTACCGGCAAGGGTTATAGCGTGCTCGAAGTGGTGCAGGCCTTCGAAAAGGCAAGCGGTCGCAAGGTGGCCCATGAATTCAAGCCACGTCGGGCCGGGGATATCGCGCGTTGCTATGCCGATCCTGAGTATGCCAAAGAGGTGTTGGGATGGACTGCCGAGTTTGGTATCGAAAAAATGATGGCAGATACCTGGCGCTGGCAGCACAACAATCCCAATGGTTATGGTGACTCGACTTCTTCATGAAGTTCTCGTAGGCAGTATGATCAACCCTGTTTAACCACGACCGGGTTGGTCTGGAACAAGCCTGATGATGATATGATGCCTTATCGGTTCCTGATGTTTATATAAGGAGTCCGAGAGTCTGGCATCAACGCACTGGTTCAGCATTCAGCGCGACAGCGGTATGTTGCTGCCAGCAATACCATATTCGCTGATATTGCTGTTTGAGTGTTTTCAATGACAGGACATGCAAGACCTCTGGCTGCCATTGCCATCCGTCAGGTAGAAAAGAGTACAGGCGCCAGTCGCAATGCACTTGAGCAAACGGCAGCGCTGGTCGCCCTGGGTTACCAGGTCGTCATCATTGCCGAGCGGGGAAATTCTGCTTTGGTTGAGCGCGCTGGTGCTCGATTGGTCAAGACCTGGCGCTGGCCTTTCAAGGGCGCACGTCGACGCTTCTGGTTCAATCAACGTGTTCAGGCCTGGTCAAGGCGTCATGCGCCAGCTCTGCTGGTGAGCCATGGTGATGTAGAAACACCTGATGTGGTATATCTCCATAACTGCGTGCATCTGGCCAGTCACGCCATCAATGGATGCGCTTTGCCCGACAATCATGAAGTGGCTGCCATTCATGACCATGTTTTGAGGCGTCAGCGCTTTCGTCGTGTTGCTGTTAACTCCAGAATGATGGGCAATGATTTAACAGCCCGTTATGGCATTGCTTCTGACAGAATCGATATTAGTTATCCCGGTTACGACCCTAGGCAGTTCAATCCGGAAAGCGCTCGTGCCGGGCGAGACGAGATTCGTCAATCGCTTGGGGCAGCATCCGAGGACTTTCTGATAGGGGTGGTAACCTCAGGCAATTTTAAAAAGCGTAATGTGAAAGGCTTTGTAAAACTGGCCGCTGAGCTGGATAAAACAATGCCGGGTCGCTGCCGCTTTCTGGTTGTCGGCAAGGATGATGCTTCTCCTTTTCAGCAGTTGGCTCAAAACCTCGGAATTGCCGATCAATTTGTCTGGCGCTCCACCATCAATGAGGTGGAGCGGCTTTATGGCGCGCTGGATCTTTTCATGTTGCCTGCTCACATTGAAGAGTTTGGGCGTGTTGCACTTGAAGCCATGGCGTGCGCGACACCCGTCATGCTGTCAGCCGGTGTAGGGTGTGCCGAGCTGCTCGAAGATCGTTATCCTGAGCTTGTACTGGACGCCATGGATACCCAGGGGTGGGCGCGCTGTGCTCACCAGTTGCTTGAAGATCACCACAGACGCGCCATGCTGGGTAGCGAGCTTTCAACGCTTGCAAGGCACTATTCCCATAGCCAGCAACAG contains:
- the galE gene encoding UDP-glucose 4-epimerase GalE, which translates into the protein MILVTGGAGYIGSHTVLTLLEAGREVLVLDNFCNANKKSLDRVSALAGREIQWVEGDVRDASLLDDIFRQHDIESVIHFAGLKAVGESVQKPLAYFDNNVNGTLVLCSAMSRAGVKKIVFSSSATVYGDPESVPIRENFPTSATNPYGRSKLMVEEILQDLALSDSQWRISVLRYFNPVGAHDSGMIGEDPNGIPNNLVPFVSQVAIGRREVLSVFGNDYDTDDGTGVRDYIHVTDLAKGHLKALDYLVHHDGVHTFNLGTGKGYSVLEVVQAFEKASGRKVAHEFKPRRAGDIARCYADPEYAKEVLGWTAEFGIEKMMADTWRWQHNNPNGYGDSTSS
- a CDS encoding glycosyltransferase family 4 protein → MTGHARPLAAIAIRQVEKSTGASRNALEQTAALVALGYQVVIIAERGNSALVERAGARLVKTWRWPFKGARRRFWFNQRVQAWSRRHAPALLVSHGDVETPDVVYLHNCVHLASHAINGCALPDNHEVAAIHDHVLRRQRFRRVAVNSRMMGNDLTARYGIASDRIDISYPGYDPRQFNPESARAGRDEIRQSLGAASEDFLIGVVTSGNFKKRNVKGFVKLAAELDKTMPGRCRFLVVGKDDASPFQQLAQNLGIADQFVWRSTINEVERLYGALDLFMLPAHIEEFGRVALEAMACATPVMLSAGVGCAELLEDRYPELVLDAMDTQGWARCAHQLLEDHHRRAMLGSELSTLARHYSHSQQQQKLMAEFKALRSADA
- a CDS encoding SLC13 family permease, whose protein sequence is MPDKITDNEQSSSGKAPLIGLWLGLLWVLMVLLVPAPQGMSESAWHCIGLALLMATWWSTEAIPIPATSLLPIILAPAMGIGSLKEVTSAYADPIIFLFLGGFLLGLAMQRWNLHRRIALRILIIMGSDPKKQIGGFMLATGFISMWVSNTATAIMMLPIGTSVIALLSTSNENEVRRYATTLLLAIAYSASIGGVATLIGTPPNALLAGYLSNNQDIDIGFAQWMVVGLPVSIAMMAIAWWWLTRQGFDLGQGEAGNDLLKEELGKLGNMSSAEKRVGIAFLIAAAAWILRPVLNNLGLDWLSDTTIAMAVGVGLFLMPSGNSDKEKLMDWESSASLPWGVLLLFGGGLALAGIIQSSGLAAWIAEQLSLFSIFPLIGLIAIVVLVIIFLTEVTSNTATAAAFLPLLGALAVSLGLSPLLITVPAAIAASCAFMMPVATPPNAIVFATGQMKIQSMIRAGLFLNLAGTVVITLLVYLLVSLLW